A region of the Exiguobacterium aurantiacum DSM 6208 genome:
CCATCCTTTAAAAAATATGAGCAAGCGCCCGACCCGCAATGTCGGTCCGATAAAACGTATTCGGCAGTTCGAGCGTCTCGAGCGCCGCATATACCGTCTGCTTCGCTTCGAGCAACGTCGGTTTTGTTGACGTGATGACGAACAACCGGCCGCCGTTTCCGAGCACACGGTTCCCGTCACGCGT
Encoded here:
- a CDS encoding phosphoribosylglycinamide synthetase C domain-containing protein — translated: MLGNGGRLFVITSTKPTLLEAKQTVYAALETLELPNTFYRTDIAGRALAHIF